One window of the Zea mays cultivar B73 chromosome 3, Zm-B73-REFERENCE-NAM-5.0, whole genome shotgun sequence genome contains the following:
- the LOC109944842 gene encoding uncharacterized protein, protein MATPARGKKRLVVDVDLELDSEVEVASAFSRLSVSVVAKRTGESSTGDGCGFEHSTGKQRTSSKEWTSGNELTCAATSELTAGVNHCSAPRSVSITRFETVRSDLAQAITKMRVVGKELKDLAGDEIMNSPDTAKDVSSTKCSIPIYRSCCAIMTTRPCWHGFPVCCHSRHEQYLCSALTTCLL, encoded by the exons ATGGCTACTCCGGCAAGAGGCAAGAAACGGCTCGTCGTCGACGTCGATCTCGAGCTCGACAGTGAGGTCGAAGTGGCCTCCGCCTTCAGCCGACTGTCTGTTTCAGTCGTTGCCAAGCGTACAGGCGAGAGTTCTACAGGCGACGGTTGCGGCTTCGAGCACTCCACCGGCAAGCAGCGCACCTCCAGCAAGGAGTGGACCAGCGGCAATGAACTCACCTGCGCGGCCACATCAG AGCTCACAGCCGGCGTCAATCACTGCTCGGCACCTCGTTCAGTGTCG ATTACCCGATTTGAAACAGTTCGTAGTGACCTCGCCCAAGCCATTACAAAGATGCGTGTAGTTGGGAAGGAGTTGAAAGATTTGGCTGGAGACGAGATTATGAATTCGCCAGATACGGCCAAAGATGTGTCATCTACAAAGTGCTCCATTCCAATTTATCGCAGTTGTTGCGCTATAATGACCACTAGGCCATGCTGGCACGGTTTCCCTGTGTGCTGCCATTCTAGACATGAACAGTATCTCTGTTCAGCTTTGACAACGTGTCTGCTGTGA